A single window of Balaenoptera ricei isolate mBalRic1 chromosome 15, mBalRic1.hap2, whole genome shotgun sequence DNA harbors:
- the LOC132349453 gene encoding heparan-alpha-glucosaminide N-acetyltransferase-like, whose product MLRVRPSNAGPGSAAAAGGMSGAGGAGRAMAALLLAASVFSAALLAPGGSPTPDLGKKRRLELKMDQVLLLIHNELPGTNFTVYWNFDRCYHCLLQVLVDVSQSRKPGEPSVEAVAVSTQHGSILQLNDTTEEKQVCRLEYKSGEFGNCSLLVKHTHDGVNGIACDLVVNEKPVDSNLPVSIAFPVGLVLIIVVSFLRFLLREIY is encoded by the coding sequence ATGTTGCGTGTGCGGCCGAGCAACGCGGGTCCCGGgagcgcggcggcggcgggcggcatgagcggggcggggggcgcgggcCGGGCAATGGCCGCGCTGCTGCTGGCCGCGTCCGTGTTCAGCGCCGCACTGCTGGCCCCCGGCGGCTCCCCGACGCCAGACTTAGGAAAAAAAAGGCGCTTAGAGCTGAAGATGGACCAGGTTTTGCTGCTCATCCATAATGAACTGCCTGGGACAAACTTTACCGTCTACTGGAATTTCGATCGCTGTTATCATTGCCTGCTCCAGGTCCTGGTCGACGTCTCCCAGAGCAGGAAACCCGGGGAGCCCAGCGTTGAGGCCGTGGCTGTGAGCACCCAGCACGGATCCATCCTGCAGCTTAATGACACCACGGAGGAGAAGCAAGTCTGTAGGCTGGAATACAAATCTGGAGAATTTGGAAACTGTTCTCTCTTGGTAAAGCACACCCATGATGGAGTCAATGGAATTGCGTGTGACCTGGTCGTTAATGAGAAGCCAGTTGACAGTAACCTTCCCGTGAGTATCGCGTTCCCTGTTGGCCTGGTGCTCATCATTGTGGTGTCCTTTCTAAGGTTCTTGCTGAGGGAAATTTATTAA